In the Sarcophilus harrisii chromosome 1, mSarHar1.11, whole genome shotgun sequence genome, one interval contains:
- the PSMG3 gene encoding proteasome assembly chaperone 3 isoform X1: MESCDLNDPVMEDRPIVTSKQKIEVVCGVPTQVVCTAFSSHIFVVVTQYGKMGTLVSLEPSTVANDICKPAITTRVLLGQDEPLIHVFAKNLVTFVSQEAGNKPILLALALKDKSVEGVRALKEVIRSCQVW, encoded by the exons ATGGAGAG ctgCGACTTAAATGATCCTGTCATGGAAGACAGACCAATTGTGACCTCAAAGCAGAAGATTGAAGTGGTTTGTGGTGTCCCGACCCAGGTGGTCTGCACAGCTTTCAGCAGTCACATCTTTGTGGTGGTGACCCAGTATGGAAAAATGGGTACCCTGGTCTCCCTGGAGCCCAGTACTGTAGCCAATGATATCTGCAAGCCTGCAATCACTACTAGAGTGCTCCTCGGGCAAGATGAG CCCCTTATCCACGTCTTTGCAAAGAACCTAGTGACATTCGTGTCTCAAGAAGCAGGGAACAAGCCTATTCTCCTGGCTTTGGCCTTGAAGGACAAAAGTGTAGAAGGGGTGAGAGCCCTGAAGGAGGTGATCCGGAGCTGCCAGGTGTGGTGA
- the PSMG3 gene encoding proteasome assembly chaperone 3 isoform X2, whose protein sequence is MEDRPIVTSKQKIEVVCGVPTQVVCTAFSSHIFVVVTQYGKMGTLVSLEPSTVANDICKPAITTRVLLGQDEPLIHVFAKNLVTFVSQEAGNKPILLALALKDKSVEGVRALKEVIRSCQVW, encoded by the exons ATGGAAGACAGACCAATTGTGACCTCAAAGCAGAAGATTGAAGTGGTTTGTGGTGTCCCGACCCAGGTGGTCTGCACAGCTTTCAGCAGTCACATCTTTGTGGTGGTGACCCAGTATGGAAAAATGGGTACCCTGGTCTCCCTGGAGCCCAGTACTGTAGCCAATGATATCTGCAAGCCTGCAATCACTACTAGAGTGCTCCTCGGGCAAGATGAG CCCCTTATCCACGTCTTTGCAAAGAACCTAGTGACATTCGTGTCTCAAGAAGCAGGGAACAAGCCTATTCTCCTGGCTTTGGCCTTGAAGGACAAAAGTGTAGAAGGGGTGAGAGCCCTGAAGGAGGTGATCCGGAGCTGCCAGGTGTGGTGA